A genomic region of Trichothermofontia sichuanensis B231 contains the following coding sequences:
- a CDS encoding zinc ribbon domain-containing protein, with protein sequence MSDCPTCHQPVPSQAIVCPHCQTLLKAFGHPGIPLHRTETDAYLCPSCVYEADDTCTFPQRPYARVCTLYVSQQQQQAWLAQGNRPRSSARPRLGPVWWIALGLLGVSLVLALR encoded by the coding sequence ATGTCGGACTGCCCTACGTGCCACCAACCGGTTCCTTCCCAGGCGATCGTCTGTCCCCATTGCCAAACGCTCCTGAAAGCCTTCGGTCATCCCGGCATTCCCCTCCATCGCACTGAGACGGATGCCTACCTTTGCCCGAGTTGTGTCTACGAGGCAGATGATACCTGTACCTTTCCCCAACGTCCCTATGCGCGGGTATGTACCCTGTATGTAAGCCAACAACAACAGCAAGCCTGGCTAGCCCAGGGCAATCGCCCCCGCTCCTCGGCAAGACCTCGCCTCGGCCCCGTCTGGTGGATTGCTCTCGGACTGCTGGGGGTTAGTTTAGTGCTAGCCTTGCGTTGA